The Tistrella mobilis genome window below encodes:
- the guaA gene encoding glutamine-hydrolyzing GMP synthase yields the protein MTDRILILDFGSQVTQLIARRVREAGVYSEIKPFSVDSAWIEAFAPAGVILSGGPASVTEAATPRAPEVVFRLGVPVLGICYGQQTMVDQLGGRVEADDHREFGRAYVDVRDACPLFDGVWAPGERHQVWMSHGDRVTALPEGFRVVGTSDGAPFAAIADDARRFFGVQFHPEVVHTPDGAKLIGHFVRDICGCPGDWTMAAFRESAIARIREQVGRERVICGLSGGVDSAVAAKLIHEAIGDQLTCVFVDTGLLRSGEAEQVVDLFRGAFNIPLVHVDAGALFLEKLAGVDDPERKRKIIGATFIDVFEAEAKKIGGASFLAQGTLYPDVIESVSFTGGPSVTIKSHHNVGGLPERMNMKLVEPLRELFKDEVRDLGRELGLPDGFVGRHPFPGPGLAIRVLGAVAEDRLAILRKADRIYLEEIRNAGLYDAIWQAFAVLLPVRSVGVMGDGRTYDNVCALRAVTSTDGMTADSYPFDHAFLSHVAHRIINEVKGINRVTYDVTSKPPGTIEWE from the coding sequence CTGATCGCGCGCCGTGTGCGCGAGGCGGGGGTCTATTCCGAAATCAAACCGTTCAGCGTCGATTCCGCGTGGATCGAGGCTTTTGCACCCGCGGGCGTGATCCTGTCGGGCGGCCCCGCATCGGTGACCGAGGCGGCGACGCCGCGGGCGCCGGAGGTGGTCTTCCGCCTGGGCGTGCCGGTGCTCGGCATCTGCTATGGTCAGCAGACCATGGTCGATCAGCTGGGCGGCCGGGTGGAGGCCGATGATCACCGCGAATTCGGCCGCGCCTATGTGGATGTCCGCGATGCCTGCCCGCTGTTCGACGGCGTCTGGGCGCCGGGCGAACGCCATCAGGTGTGGATGAGCCATGGCGACCGGGTGACCGCGCTGCCCGAGGGCTTCCGCGTGGTCGGCACCTCGGACGGTGCGCCCTTCGCCGCCATTGCCGACGATGCCCGCCGCTTCTTCGGCGTGCAGTTCCACCCCGAGGTGGTGCACACCCCGGACGGGGCGAAGCTGATCGGTCATTTCGTCCGCGACATCTGCGGCTGCCCCGGCGACTGGACCATGGCCGCCTTCCGCGAGAGCGCGATCGCGCGCATCCGCGAGCAGGTGGGCCGCGAGCGGGTGATCTGCGGCCTCTCGGGCGGCGTCGACAGCGCGGTTGCGGCCAAGCTGATCCACGAGGCGATCGGCGATCAGCTGACCTGCGTCTTCGTCGATACCGGCCTGCTGCGTTCGGGCGAGGCCGAACAGGTGGTCGACCTGTTCCGCGGCGCCTTCAACATCCCCCTGGTGCATGTGGATGCCGGCGCGCTCTTCCTTGAGAAGCTGGCGGGCGTGGACGATCCGGAGCGCAAGCGCAAGATCATCGGCGCGACCTTCATCGACGTGTTCGAGGCGGAAGCGAAGAAGATCGGCGGCGCCTCTTTCCTGGCCCAGGGTACGCTCTACCCCGACGTGATCGAATCGGTCTCGTTCACCGGCGGCCCGAGCGTGACCATCAAATCGCATCACAATGTCGGCGGCCTGCCCGAGCGCATGAACATGAAGCTCGTCGAGCCGCTGCGCGAACTGTTCAAGGACGAGGTCCGCGACCTCGGCCGCGAACTGGGCCTGCCCGACGGCTTCGTCGGCCGCCATCCCTTCCCGGGACCGGGCCTCGCCATCCGCGTGCTGGGCGCCGTGGCCGAAGACCGCCTCGCCATCCTGCGCAAGGCCGACCGGATCTATCTTGAAGAGATCCGCAATGCCGGCCTTTACGACGCGATCTGGCAGGCCTTCGCGGTGCTGCTGCCGGTCCGCTCGGTGGGCGTGATGGGCGACGGCCGCACCTACGACAATGTCTGCGCGCTGCGCGCCGTCACCTCCACCGACGGCATGACCGCCGACAGCTACCCCTTCGACCACGCCTTCCTGAGCCATGTGGCGCACAGGATCATCAACGAGGTCAAGGGCATCAACCGGGTGACCTATGACGTGACGTCCAAGCCGCCTGGAACGATCGAGTGGGAGTGA
- a CDS encoding TetR/AcrR family transcriptional regulator, whose product MDTKTALVAAALTLIEKEGAAAFSTRAVCDIAKVTAPTLYHHFRSADGLLSAAIAEAFEQFLSSKRAAIRSTDPVAALIEGWDNYVGFAAARPRLYAAMMARFLSGADLPAAREGQAMLRQRIAQIEAAGRLAIAPEAAVQVIWASANSAALLFLGTTLQPGVDMGTPDPATIARLRDGAVQAICTPALPE is encoded by the coding sequence ATGGATACGAAGACGGCACTGGTGGCGGCGGCCCTGACGCTGATCGAGAAGGAGGGCGCGGCGGCTTTCTCGACGCGGGCGGTCTGCGACATCGCGAAGGTGACGGCGCCCACCCTTTATCATCATTTCCGGAGCGCCGACGGTCTGTTGAGCGCGGCGATCGCCGAAGCGTTCGAACAGTTCCTGTCATCGAAGAGGGCAGCCATCCGGTCGACGGATCCGGTCGCGGCGCTGATCGAAGGCTGGGACAACTATGTGGGATTTGCCGCGGCGCGCCCGCGCCTTTACGCGGCGATGATGGCGCGGTTCCTCTCGGGCGCCGATCTGCCGGCGGCGCGGGAGGGGCAGGCCATGCTGCGCCAGCGCATCGCGCAGATCGAGGCTGCCGGCCGGCTGGCGATCGCGCCCGAGGCGGCCGTTCAGGTCATCTGGGCCTCGGCGAATTCCGCCGCGCTGCTGTTCCTCGGCACCACGCTTCAGCCCGGCGTCGATATGGGCACACCCGATCCCGCCACCATCGCCCGGCTGCGCGATGGCGCCGTGCAGGCGATCTGCACCCCGGCTCTCCCGGAGTAG
- a CDS encoding NAD-dependent epimerase/dehydratase family protein — MKIFVTGGSGFLGARLIPRLMAEGHEVLAMARSPSADGKLRALGAVPVRGDMNNPDDMEMPPVDAVIHLAAHFRFAGPRAPYLRVNVDGTKALLKAARAAGASSFIYLTAAAVIMDDRGSPIRNADERAPTFPDSFSPYIASKATSEAGVLAASGSGLRTIAIRPPGIWGPGDAFSRNIPHAIRSGRFAFIARGDYPYSTCHVDNVVEALICALDRGEGGRAYFVRDPDNTTFRAFIDGLAKLQGLSIDTLRSVPYGTAFFMGRMMELGARIRRADQDPPLSRTMVRLIGRPFTIDDSAARRDLGYVGRVSRLEGLASYGVGQPPGGGASDGCLTDAR, encoded by the coding sequence ATGAAAATCTTTGTGACCGGCGGGTCCGGCTTTCTCGGCGCCCGCCTTATTCCAAGGCTGATGGCGGAAGGCCATGAGGTGCTGGCCATGGCCCGCTCGCCATCGGCCGATGGCAAGCTGCGGGCGCTCGGAGCGGTGCCGGTTCGCGGCGACATGAACAATCCCGACGACATGGAGATGCCGCCGGTCGACGCGGTCATTCATCTGGCGGCTCACTTCCGCTTTGCCGGTCCGCGCGCGCCATATCTCCGCGTCAATGTGGACGGCACGAAAGCGCTGTTGAAGGCCGCACGGGCAGCGGGCGCGTCATCCTTCATCTATCTGACGGCCGCTGCCGTCATCATGGACGATCGCGGCTCGCCGATCCGCAATGCCGACGAGCGGGCGCCGACTTTCCCAGACAGTTTCTCACCCTACATCGCCAGCAAGGCGACCAGCGAAGCCGGCGTTCTTGCCGCCAGCGGCTCTGGTCTCCGCACCATCGCCATTCGCCCGCCGGGCATCTGGGGGCCGGGCGACGCCTTCAGCCGAAACATCCCGCACGCGATCAGGTCGGGCCGTTTCGCATTCATCGCGCGCGGCGACTATCCGTATTCCACCTGCCATGTCGACAATGTCGTCGAAGCGCTGATCTGCGCGCTCGACCGGGGCGAAGGCGGCCGGGCCTATTTCGTCCGCGATCCCGACAACACGACTTTCCGCGCCTTCATCGACGGGTTGGCGAAGCTGCAGGGGCTGTCGATCGACACGCTTCGTTCGGTTCCCTATGGGACGGCCTTCTTCATGGGGCGCATGATGGAACTCGGCGCCCGCATCAGGCGCGCGGATCAGGATCCCCCGCTGAGCCGAACGATGGTGCGCCTGATCGGCCGCCCGTTCACGATCGACGACAGCGCCGCGCGGCGGGATCTGGGCTATGTTGGCCGGGTTTCGCGTCTGGAGGGGCTGGCCTCTTATGGCGTGGGGCAGCCACCCGGTGGCGGCGCGTCCGACGGCTGCCTGACGGATGCGCGATAG